The segment actagtatctcagtGAGACAAAAATAAGAGATAGGTGGGCCGGGTCAGGCTAGCGTTTCTGGGCCATGCTGCCAGTGCTACTGTCATAAAAAcatgtaaaaacaaaacagaaaggaggAAATGGATGTTTACAGCTCAGTTCCCATAAGCTATAAATAAGTGAATTGCAGCAATATTTATGATCGTGACCAGAACAAGGTCATGTCTAATCACAACATTACCTGGATGTTCATTTCAGACTGATAAAGACATTCACCACACCAGCCATGCTTTTACTTTAGTTCTACATGTCCACATCCGACATGTGGAATATGCACTAcccttattttcttttatttagttACGTATCTAAATAAttatactgtatgaaaatcACCAGACCTAGGCACTCAAACTTGATTGTTATGCTCAGTATTGTACTGCTGGTGTTATTTCCCAATGACCTCAACTAAACTGATAAAGGAGAACAATCTATTATTTTCATTGCCAGTGTCCTTGCACCTTTATTAGTAAGATTAGTGGTTAGGGTTTAACAGCATATCTTTCACCATACCTAATAATGAAAGATTCAAAGGTCTGGTGTGCAGGCGCagcctgcaggtgtacggccCAGACGACTGTGCgcaccatcaggctactcaacaagagaacatttcctgtgtgtgtgtgttttggcccaccataccttcccaactatggacagtatcccattagctgcatgccatcaggctacaatttacaattttctattgaagttagtgaacacgttatcaaaattaacgccaagacacattttgtttgagcaggagagagagaatgcgcacgcaggcacgcactagggctacttgttttcttttactcgctATCTatattatcagcacacaatgttgagataattcactaactcaatactcatcatagatatcacaagtttaaacaacgaaaaacagaaagaatggatgcagcaaagctaggagttattccagatgggcaagaacaaggtaggcaattgcttgtcagaacgttagactgcattagACAGAGAGCAGAGCACACATTAGTTTTAAAAATCTTTACACTAGTTTCCAGTAAACCATTTAATAGATTTTCAATTGTTGACAGAATGATTGTTGACAGAATATGAAGAATATAAGCCAAGAAGAGCTCTTACATCCTGTGACACAGGCTAGATAGTAGAGCCGAGTCCAAAAAGCTTTTGCACGCACATCAAGGTGTCCCCTTAAGTGGTCCATATAGATGTGCCCTAAATAGCCTTTTTAAAATGAATGTTGAAAATATTTATCTTGTGTTTCACATGTGTCCATAATTGAACACTAAATATCTCATGCACTTTACTTTTAACGATTTCCATCACTTCATTTAATTATGAACGGTGTACTTtctataaaaagaaaaaaaatatttataactTTGTGTTCATTGTGCTTTTGTTTAATTGCATTATATCAAGCTATCCAATTCAATGCTTTGGATCAATGGATATTATCTACAGGTATTGATATCTGCACTGTTAGACTTACAGTAGATGTAACCCCCACAGAATTGCCAgtaaaataccttttttttcagTATCACTAGTGTACTTTGCATTGCATTAATGTAGCTGATATATTTAAATGTTTTCTATGCATTTTCACTGTTTTACATGAAGAACAGCCAGTGACTGGACAATCTGTGAACTGAGAGGGATGGGAAGAATGCACCCAGGAAGCAGTACAATCTGGACCTGAATCCATGGTCATGACTTTATCCCACAAAGATTAAGAGTCAGCATCCACAGAAGTGAGTAAATTACTGCAAATACTATTTGTTATTTTgtcaatttgtttgtttatgtcttggtgtcatggATATGCTGGCGattgtgtcaatgtcttgtatgtggagcactttgtgttgcactctgtacatgaaaatgtgctatataaataaatacttacttacttacttacttacttcaCATGTGGACTGTGTGAGAAATCCATATTTACTAACAAGGAAAACAAACCAAGGAATATACTGTACTAGACAAAGTCTTTAAGGCCTCATTTCCAAAACCTGGCTCCCATGATATGTTGTGCACAACtgattttttaataatatgGTGATTAGCATGGCTTTTTATTTTTGTCCCATTACACAGGTTGTTAGCCTGTCCATCAGCAGATTTGATAGATACACCCATGaccatctctcacacactttccctctaTTCCTTCACATATTAATTATTAGCAACGCACTAGTACCAATGGGTCAGGATTGATGACAAGCCTACAATGGACTTTAGAAGCTCTGTGCCTGTATTACAAgccaaaacaataaaaaaaaactttgttattctttatttttctgttcTGTAAACAGGCTAGATAGTGGGAGCCGAGTCCATACTGTATAAGTAGAACTCTTTCACAATTGTGTGTCAACTTACTAATGAAACCCACAGAGGTGATACAGCATGTTAATATGTGTACCCGCAGGGACTATTTAAGCACGAAAAGGACTCATGTAATTCAATGCTTTCAATGTGAAGATGTTGTGCATGCCTGTTAATTgtaaagaacaaaacaaatcgAGACACTATCTGATTGGGGATGGTGAGGGCATATGAACATGTCTCTCTTTTATTGTGTTCAATTGACTTACTGTCAGTTTCTGAAATCTGTTATATTATGAGTATttgaaaaagtatttttttgaaaaagctactgtatgtgtgtaatttTTAATGGTAaagaataatgataataataaaaaaagtattACTATTGAACGTTGACTTACGTCATTGAATGTTAATTATAGAATTAATTAATATCGAATTATCATACTGGAAAGTTGTGGGTAATAAGGGTATTATTTtccataaaataaaaaataaagtaagGGCATCATGCTGTACATTAAAAATTTTGGTATAGGTATCATACAAACACATCTACAGTAAGGCTACTGTAGAATGTTAGTTCCAGTAACTTTCTGGCAACAGTTTTGCCAATGAGTTAACTGTAAACATACAATAAAAAGTCTTAACAGTGCGGCAATCATTAACTTACACACCGTACTTCATGATGCCAACTTCTGtgaactgttacttgtcatcacaGGGCACAGTTTCAGAATGAAGGTtactgctgttttgtttttgctgtgctgtggttCATCAGGAGTCAATGGAGACAATAATATAAGTGAGAACGATATTAGTCAGGATGGTCTGCACAACACAAATAGCAATACCATACCCAGGAACCAGGCCCAGGAAGATGGAGCCGAGGCAACTCTGTCATCTTCTACCAAATGCACCCAAACTGACGTCCATGCCGTGCTGAGGGAGATGAGTGCTTTGCTGGCTGATCAGAGAGCTGAGCTCAGACATGTGGTGAACGACCTGGAGAAGCTGAGGACTACATTTGAGGGTAATGAAACACAAATCATACATTTTCACATGGCTTGCTTTTCAGTGCTAATATTGCTAAAATTATTTtcaaacttgtttttttttagctcaGTCCATCCATCTAAATGCAGCTGTGGAAGAACTGAGAGGGGAAAGTGAAGGTAAACATTTGTGTAAAATGATAGCTTTACAAATATTGCTGAAATCATTTTCAAActtaaaatgtgttttgtctttCAGCTCAGTCCATCCATCTAAATGCAGCTGTGGAAGAACTGAAAAGGGAAAATAAAGgtaaatatttttgtaaaatgataGCTTTGCAAATATTCCTGAAATAATTTTCAAACTTAAACTTGTATTTCTTTCAGCTCAGTTCATAGCTCAGTTCATAATTGCAGCTGTTGTGCTTCTGTGTGGTTTACCTCTATGACATCTTCGGCCCATGCAGCTGAATTCCTGCATGCCCTGGTGAATCTGTGACAGGTTTTCTAAGCCTTCTCCTGAGCTGGCTTACAGCTGTATCTGAAAGAGTGTCACTTGCTCAGATGATAGCattcctgtagcctggctttaCCAGACTGACATTCTCTCATATTGGGAGATGTTTCTAACCCTAGTTTCAGAATGGGCTTAGACTTTATGTTAACTTTTAAAACAATTGTTCCAGCCGAACCAATTGCATTGATCATGGAATTTCTAACGATAACTTCCTACTTTAGGCTACATAACCTTTGTAGACtgataataaactgcattggcagtcaggaaacattgtatttacctttgctgtttatatttacatattaACTGCAATTTGTGTTTAATGTTTGCAAGCATTGCTACTACCGTTTACCACTCTTACTTTTGAATGATAAATTAGCATCATCCCCTCCCATTGCTGATTGGTCCGACCTTTGTTTGGGAGTGCTAATGCATTGAGAGAggccagactagtatctcagtGAGACAAAAATAAGAGATAGGTGGGCCGGGTCAGGCTAGCTTCTTTCTGGGCCATGCTGCCAGTGCTACTGTCAtaaaaacatgtaaaaaaaaacagaaaggaggAAATGGATGTTTACAGCTCAGTTCCCATAAGCTATAAATAAGTGAATTGCAGCAATATTTATGATCGTGACCAGAACAAGGTCATGTCTAATCACAACATTACCTGGATGTTCATTTCAGACTGATAAAGACATTCACCACACCAGCCATGCTTTACTTTAGTTCTACATGTCCACATCCGACATGTGGAATATGCACTAcccttattttcttttatttagttACGTGTATCTAAATAAttatactgtatgaaaatcACCAGACCTAGGCACTCAAACTTGATTGTTATGCTCAGTATTGTACTGCTGGTGTTATTTCCCAATGACCTCAACTAAACTGATAAAGGAGAACAATCTATTATTTTCATTGCCAGTGTCCTTGCACCTTTTATTAGTAAGATTAGTGGTTAGGGTTTAACAGCATATCTTTTCACCATACCCAATAATGAAAGATTCAAAGGTCTGGTGTGCAGGcgtgcctgcaggtgtacgcCCCAGACGcgactgtgcgtaccatcaggctactcaacaagagaacatttcctgtgtgtgtgtgttttggcccaccataccttcccaactatggacagtatcccattagctgcatgccatcaggctacaaTTTACAATTTTTCTATTGAAGTTAGTGAACACgcttatcaaaattaacgctacacattttgtttgagcaggagagagaatgcgcacgcaggcacgcaactaggctacttgttttcttttactcggctatctatattatcagcacacaatgttgagataattcactaactcaatactcatcatagatatcacaagtttaaacaacgaaaacagaaagaatggatgcagcaaagctaggagttattccagatgggcaagaacaaggtaggcaattgcttgtcagaacgttagactgcattagACAGAGAGCAGAGCACACATTAGTTTTAAAATCTTTACACTAGTTTCCAGTAAACCATTTAATAGATTTTCAATTGTTGACAGAATGATTGTTGACAGAATATGAAGAATATAAGCCAAGAAGAGCTCTTACATCCTGTGACACAGGCTAGATAGTAGAGCCGAGTCCAAAAAAGTTTTGCACGCACATCAAGGTGTCCCCTTAAGTGGTCCATATAGATGTGCCCTAAATAGCCTTTTTAAAATGAATGTTGAAAATATTTATCTTGTGTTTCACATGTGTCCATAATTGAACACTAAATATCTCATGCACTTTACTTTTAACGGATTTCCATCACTTCATTTAATTATGAACGGTGTACTTtctataaagaaaaaaaatatttataactTTGTGTTCATTGTGCTTTTGTTTAATTGCATTATATCAAGCTATCCAATTCAATGCTTTGGATCAATGGATATTATCTACAGGTATTGATATCTGCACTGTTAGACTTACAGTAGATGTAACCCCCACAGAATTGCCAgtaaaataccttttttttcagTATCACTAGTGTACTTTGCATTGCATTAATGTAGCGtatatatttaaatgttttCTATGCATTTTCACTGTTTTACATGAAGAACAGCCAGTGACTGGACAATCTGTGAACTGAGAGGGATGGGAAGAATGCACCCAGGAAGCAGTACAATCGGGACCTGAATCCATGGTCATGACTTTATCCCACAAAGATTAAGAGTCAGCATCCACAGAAGTGAGTAAATTACTGCAAATACTATTTGTTATTTTgtcaatttgtttgtttatgtcttggtgtcatggATATGCTGGCGattgtgtcaatgtcttgtatgtggagcactttgtgttgcactctgtacatgaaaaatgtgctatataaataaatacttacttacttacttacttacttcaCATGTGGACTGTGTGAGAAATCCATATTTACTAACAAGGAAAACAACCAAGGAATATACTGTACTAGACAAAGTCTTTGCGTCTCATTTCCAAAACCTGGCTCCCATGATATGTTGTGCACAActgatttttttaataatatggTGATTAGCATGGCTTTATTTTGTCCCATTACACAGGTTGTTAGCCTGTCCATCAGCAGATTTGATAGATACACCCATGaccatctctcacacactttccctctaTTCCTTCACATATTAATTATTAGCAACGTACTAGTACCAATGGGTCAGGATTGATGACAAGCCTACAATGGACTTTGTAAGCTCTGTGCCTGTATTACAAgccaaaacaataaaaaaaactttgttattctttatttttctgttcTGTAAACAGGCTAGATAGTGGAGCCGAGTCCATACTGTATAAGTAGAACTCTTTCACAATTGTGTGTCAACTTACTAATGAAACCCACAGAGGTGATACAGCATGTTAATATGTGTACTCCGCAGGACTATTTAAGCACGAAAGGACTCATGTAATTCAATGCTTTCAATGTGAAGATGTTGTGCATGCCTGTTAATTGTAAAGAACAAAACAACCGAGACACTATCTGATTGGGGGATGGTGAGGGCATATgaacatgtctctctcttttattgtgTTCAATTGACTTACTGTCAGTTTCTGAAATCTGTTATATTATGAGTATTTGAAAAAGTATTTTTTGAAAaagctactgtatgtgtgtaatttTTAATGGTAaagaataatgataataataaaaaaagtattACTATTGAACGTTGACTTACGTCATTGAATGTTAATTATAGAATTAATTAATATCGAATTATCATACTGGAAAGTTGTGGGGTAATAAGGGTATTATTTtccataaaataaaaataaagtaaGGGCATCATGCTGTACATTAAAATTTTGGTATAGGTATCATACAAACACATCTACAGTAAGGCTACTGTAGAATGTTAGTTCCAGTAACTTTCTGGCAACAGTTTTGCCAATGAGTTAACTGTAAACATACAATAAAAAGTCTTAACAGTGCGGCAATCATTAACTTACACACCGTACTTCATGATGCCAACTTCTGtgaactgttacttgtcatcacaGGGCACAGTTTCAGAATGAAGGTtactgctgttttgtttttgctgtgctgtggttCATCAGGAGTCAATGGAGACAATAATATAAGTGAGAACGATATTAGTCAGGATGGTCTGCACAACACAAATAGCAATACCATACCCAGGAACCAGGCCCAGGAAGATGGAGCCGAGGCAACTCTGTCATCTTCTACCAAATGCACCCAAACTGACGTCCATGCCGTGCTGAGGGAGATGAGTGCTTTGCTGGCTGATCAGAGAGCTGAGCTCAGACATGTGGTGAACGACCTGGAGAAGCTGAGGACTACATTTGAGGGTAATGAAACACAAATCATCATACATTTTCACATGGCTTGCTTTTCAGTGCTAATATTGCTAAAATTATTTTCAAACTTGCTTTTCTTTTAGCTCAGTCCATCCATCTAAATGCAGCTGTGGAAGAACTGAGAGGGGAAAGTGAAGGTAAACATTTGTGTAAAATGATAGCTTTACAAATATTGCTGAAATCATTTTCAAActtaaaatgtgttttgtctttCAGCTCAGTCCATCCATCTAAATGCAGCTGTGGAAGAACTGAAAAGGGAAAATAAAGgtaaatatttttgtaaaatgataGCTTTGCAAATATTCCTGAAATAATTTTCAAACTTAAACTTGTATTTCTTTCAGCTCAGTTCATAATTGCAGCTGTTGATGAACTGAAAGTTCCTCTAATTTGTTTGTGAACCTAATACAATTTTAGAACAAGCAGCTCAGCTCAATGCTATGAAAGCCTGGTCCAACACTACTGAGACGCAAGTCATGGCCCTGGAAAGAGAGAATCGAGgtaacaaaaacaatacaatgtGATTGTATATCTGCCTTTCTTCCTGGTCACTGAGGTCATTTTAAGCCATAGATATAACCAAAGGCAACCACTGGTTGTTCaggttggggcagccgtggcctactggttagcacttcggacttgtaaccggacgGTTGCCGGtccgaaccccgaccagtaggaagcggctgaagtgcccttgagcaaggcacctaacccctcaatgctccccgagcgccgttgttgtagcaggcagctcactgcctcgggattagtgtgtgcttcacttcactgtgtgctgagtgtgtttcactaattcacggaatGGGATAAattcagagaccaaatttccctcacaggatcaaaagagtatatatacttatacttataaaaaAATAACGTCATCAAGTTCCTcttgaaaaattaaacaaatCTGCCATCCTGGGGtatgtttcccaaaaccatagttgctaaggtatcaactttgttggttgcaatgtaatttcccattgtcaaccaactaagttgctaactggTTAGCAAGTaagttttgggaaacgcacccctgtatTGCATGATTTCCATATAATTATGCTATAGTTATTAGTTTACATTTTGTCACAGTTATTATTTATCCATGTGTTATTCGTGATTGACAGGGAGGAAGGTAGCTTTTTCAGCTGCAATGTCTGTTCAACTTAATACCGGACCCTTCAACCGTGACTACACTTTGGTATATAAGCATGTCTTTGCAAATATTGGCAATGCATATAACCCAAGCACAGGTACTGTAAAATTGATCACAAAGCTCTATATTTTACCACATTAACATATCAACAAATACCACATCAACCTATTAGTCAATCAATATCTAATCATCTCTGGTATTTATTCCTGATACAGGCATCTTTAGAGCACCAATAAGAGGAGTCTATCAATTTGACTTCAAGGTCTACGGTTCTGGTAGCAGCTCCACCCCATCAGGAGTCATTTTACGGAGAAATGGGCAGCATGTGCTTATTGCTTATGGTAGCCAAACCCAAGGGAATATCCACGTCTCTAATGGAGTGTGTCTGCTGCTAGAGGTGGGAGATGTGGTCTATGTGCAACTCTACTCTGGTGCATGGATATATGATAATTTAAATCATTACAACACCTTTAGTGGTCATCTACTTTTCTTAATGTGACAAGTGAGTTGAAGTCACAAAACACAATCAAGAAAAAAAAgtctcaattaaaaaaaaaatcttatgtTTTTATTATGTTCTTATGTTTTTATGTCCACTGTTTCGGTGAGCCCTCATGTTGTATTTGTGTCTTTATGAATATGCTCTCTCTGCTGGCCCTTTTGGGACACCTTGAACCTTGAACCTAATTTGCCTCTACTGTTAATGTGGTGCAGTAGATCCTAGATAAAGTTGAGGAAGTAACTGATTACAATTCTACTGCAAGCTCTGATTGTACTAAAAACCTTGTGAAACAAACACATTAAATAACAGTTGACCTACATCAAAGGCATAATGGAATTACTTAGAgatccagccagccagccagccagccagccagctgaGAGATCATATAGACTACATACAATCATATAGGctatgcatactgtacatacacacaccttgctAGTACCAGGTTGGACCCCCCTTTTGCCTTCAGAACTGTTATTCACTggatattttctcttttttggggCATTCTTTGTAAACCCTAGAGATGGATATATGTGAGTCATGGTCACTAAGTCACTCTTCCCCATTCTTTTTTAACTCCAGCAGACCATCTTGACCATGACCATGTGCCTAAATGCATTGAGCTGCTGCCATATAATTGGCTGATTACATGGGCGTAGGTTTAGGGGGGGACGCTAGGTAGTCCCAATCAATATTTTGGCGAACTCCTCTCTTCTATTTTGACTGATTCTGACGGCCAGGACGACAGTTGCAGAAAcactgtcatttgattggctgaatccGAAGGCAATCAAATGATATCTGACATGCCTAAAAGATATCTGACATGCCTACTTTACTTTGTGGTGACGGTATAGGCCAAGTTATCATCAGGGATGTCTACCAATACATAACTCAAAAAAGGCCAgtgtaaaacattttaatattccctttgcccttcagcatgcacattttgcccctttttgtgctttgtagatcagctacaccaccaaagaagaaaaggaacaaagctttttcattatgcagtTGAAGTAGGCAAAATAACTAGCCACACAAACTGGCAACTAGGCTacaactggtgaccaggctttcaaatgtgATTCCACTGTAAAACATAGCATTaactgttaggatattacccaggatattgtcacagctaaacctagcttctgtaatctttttCGACCAAGGTTAGGAGTCATGTGCACTGTGCACATATAGCACAGAATAGAAGTCACCATGTCACTGGCTGCAAGCTTGCAGtggcaataaacaatggatccgagacattttcctgctcctattctgtttatgtaggctaatgtatttgtgaatgtagcctgcacaatgcaaataaATACAAGATAAACCATAGTGCATTTCCATACAAATAAACATTGTGAGACACTTATAttttctatgatctcatcccagaaagattttctttgacttgttagttttttgaacatgtatTTTGTCTAGTGACATAGCAAACTTTGCACTATACAAAACTATTTTTCACTAACCTAAAACCATGAGATTGAAAGCTAATTACGTTCACATTCATTCTGAGTGACAGGTACTCAATTAGACGTATACACCATAAATTgtctaaaaatgtaaaaatatcaatatgatgtattcaaattactaaatatgtttagctattagtaattatgcataaaatactataaattaacaaaatatataggctaggcctaaagtttatatgaattccaaaatatgaaatagaaagtGACATTCATcactttctgtgtatgtgtgcgtgtgcgtgtgtgtgtgtgtgtgtgtgtggagggtcaatcaaattctatgatcgTCACTGATGTGAAGGATCACACactattcaatattactgatgacgtcaaggtggtgggggcccccaaatcaaatcaaatttaaaaaaatctcgaaagtatcgaaatcgagattcttcacttggtattggtattgaaacaataattttggtatcatgacaacaggagttggggatgtgtccccaccaaagctgagaccaaaccctTGGCTGATTAGATATTTGCATTGCATTAATGGTGGTGTATCTAATAAAGTGGCTggtgagtgtactgtatgtatagtcTATAaacaatacatactgtacatgtgtacacacaggtAAAGTTTTTGGAATTGCAGTAAATTATATGAAGAAAGTGAAGAGCTCTCTCTGCTGGTTGTTTTATAGAAGTTGGCCTACTCTGAGACATAGAAATCATGTTTTTTAAGGTTTGCTTACATGTTGAACTTTAAAATGTCATTCTATGGTGATGTAAGTCAgttatattcatttatataattataggctactataaaatacatttcattatATGATTACAGTTTTCTATTTGAGTCCAAAACCAAAATTTGAACCAAAAATACCTATTTCATGTTAAATAATCTAGAGGAATATAATGCTCACAAATAGTATAACTATATCTCTCACTAGTCATAGATAATATACAATTCtagtttgtattttaaataatgtAAACGTCAAATGTGAAGTATGGTAATAGTTGTCTAGAACATATGCTTTTAAAAACTTAAAAATAAAGGCCATGTATTAAACTAAACAAAATGAAGCTAACGTATGCATGTTCTAAAATAGAATTCCTTAACTCTGCATATGTGGTGCATCATTGAGTCACATGGTAAATACCAATGCTGAAGTGGTCAATTTACTATAGTGTGTTTGATCTTTCCAGTGTGAACATTAGAGAACTGCCACACCTGGCAGAGGTGGTGAACGGATACATGCTATTCTGGAATTTGTGAAGGTCAAGTTGATGACAGGCCTGATATTTAGGCCTAGTGAAGTAGCATTAACAACAGTAATCAAAACTAATGTGAGAAGCGTGAGTCACAGGATACTCACGCTGACACATAAAAGTGTCCTGAAATGTCCTGACTCTCATTCTGGCTCAGTGACAACATTTTCAGAAACAGAAATGAGTTGAGAGTGTTGACT is part of the Alosa alosa isolate M-15738 ecotype Scorff River chromosome 16, AALO_Geno_1.1, whole genome shotgun sequence genome and harbors:
- the LOC125309718 gene encoding uncharacterized protein LOC125309718, yielding MKVTAVLFLLCCGSSGVNGDNNISENDISQDGLHNTNSNTIPRNQAQEDGAEATLSSSTKCTQTDVHAVLREMSALLADQRAELRHVVNDLEKLRTTFEAQSIHLNAAVEELRGESEAQSIHLNAAVEELKRENKEQAAQLNAMKAWSNTTETQVMALERENRGRKVAFSAAMSVQLNTGPFNRDYTLVYKHVFANIGNAYNPSTGIFRAPIRGVYQFDFKVYGSGSSSTPSGVILRRNGQHVLIAYGSQTQGNIHVSNGVCLLLEVGDVVYVQLYSGAWIYDNLNHYNTFSGHLLFLM